In Gossypium raimondii isolate GPD5lz chromosome 12, ASM2569854v1, whole genome shotgun sequence, a single window of DNA contains:
- the LOC128032031 gene encoding limonoid UDP-glucosyltransferase-like, which yields MASAKQVEELALGLELSGHPFLWVVRPNFMDGSTVKFPDRFKDRVSGKGKIIEWTLQEAVLAHPSVLCFVSHCGWNSTVEGLTMGVPFLCWPYIADQFSNKNYICNVLKTGLELMKGENGITTRREISSKINTLISSDVIN from the coding sequence ATGGCATCTGCCAAACAAGTAGAAGAACTAGCCCTTGGTCTTGAACTTTCAGGGCATCCATTTTTATGGGTTGTTAGACCAAACTTCATGGATGGATCAACTGTGAAATTCCCGGACCGATTCAAGGATCGAGTGTCTGGAAAGGGGAAAATAATCGAATGGACGCTGCAGGAAGCGGTGTTGGCTCACCCTTCGGTTTTGTGTTTCGTGAGCCATTGCGGATGGAATTCGACCGTGGAAGGTCTAACCATGGGGGTACCTTTTCTATGTTGGCCATACATAGCAGACCAGTTCAGTAACAAGAACTACATATGTAATGTTCTGAAGACTGGTTTGGAGTTGATGAAAGGTGAAAATGGAATTACGACCAGACGTGAAATAAGTTCAAAGATAAACACATTGATCTCATCTGATGTCATAAATTGA
- the LOC105762506 gene encoding UDP-glycosyltransferase 83A1-like, translating to MEKQQRVLVVSFPAQGHISPLLKLSIQIAAHGIKVTFVTTEVEDGAFMEPLPEEQSSITLISIPHCVDEDVRNDALKTVETIESIRRVIPVYLEDLIAKINQSDDEEKISCVIADTSVGGALEVAKKMGLEAVAIWPAGAPCLALAAHIPQLLQHEIINNDGIVMIYKPIMLSEEVPACTWGSSDIG from the exons ATGGAAAAACAACAGCGTGTGCTTGTTGTGTCATTCCCTGCACAAGGCCATATATCACCCTTATTGAAACTGTCCATCCAAATCGCTGCTCATGGAATTAAGGTAACATTTGTCACCACAGAGGTTGAAGATGGAGCATTTATGGAGCCACTGCCAGAAGAGCAGAGCTCCATAACCCTTATTTCAATCCCCCACTGTGTGGACGAAGATGTTCGAAATGATGCTCTTAAGACGGTAGAGACGATCGAGTCGATTCGAAGGGTCATTCCGGTGTATTTGGAGGACTTGATCGCAAAAATTAATCAGTCCGATGACGAAGAGAAGATCAGTTGTGTTATTGCTGATACATCAGTTGGGGGGGCATTGGAAGTGGCTAAGAAGATGGGACTTGAAGCAGTGGCAATTTGGCCTGCTGGTGCACCATGCTTGGCTTTGGCAGCTCACATTCCTCAACTTCTTCAACATGAAATTATAAACAATGATG GAATTGTAATGATATATAAGCCAATCATGCTGTCAGAGGAAGTCCCTGCCTGTACCTGGGGCAGCTCGGATATTGGATAG